In Streptomyces sp. NBC_01707, a genomic segment contains:
- the sbnB gene encoding 2,3-diaminopropionate biosynthesis protein SbnB, with protein sequence MTAVASTAPESALSAPITVPPFAVISGAQVRRALHGREKRIVELVEATYRVHGAGDSVNPPSYFLRFPDRPSSRIIALPASIGGEVRVDGLKWISSFPDNVTAGIPRASAVLILNDPDTGYPFACLESSIISATRTAASAASAADWLSRDRPRPTRVGFFGAGLIARYIHTFLAGTGWSFDEIGVHDLSADSAAGFRCYLEQTGATGRITVHESAQQLIRHSDLVVFATVAGQPHVSDVSWFAHNPLVLHVSLRDLAPEILLASTNIVDDVEHCLKADTSPHLAEQLTGNRDFLHGTLDDVMAARVTVPTDRPVVFSPFGLGVLDLAVGKDVYDEVVRSGELHVVDDFFHELSRYG encoded by the coding sequence ATGACCGCCGTCGCTTCCACCGCACCGGAGTCCGCCCTGTCCGCGCCGATCACCGTGCCACCGTTCGCGGTGATCTCCGGTGCCCAGGTCCGGCGCGCGCTGCACGGACGTGAGAAACGAATCGTCGAGCTGGTCGAGGCCACCTACCGGGTGCACGGCGCCGGTGATTCGGTGAACCCGCCGTCGTACTTCCTGCGTTTCCCCGACCGTCCGTCCTCCCGGATCATCGCGCTGCCCGCCTCGATCGGCGGGGAGGTACGGGTGGACGGCCTGAAGTGGATCTCCAGCTTCCCGGACAACGTGACGGCGGGCATCCCGAGGGCCTCAGCCGTTCTGATCCTCAACGACCCCGACACCGGCTACCCGTTCGCCTGCCTGGAGAGCTCGATCATCAGCGCCACCAGGACGGCGGCGTCGGCGGCGTCGGCCGCCGACTGGCTGAGCCGCGACCGGCCACGCCCGACGCGTGTCGGGTTCTTCGGGGCGGGCTTGATCGCCCGCTACATCCACACCTTCCTGGCCGGCACCGGCTGGTCGTTCGACGAGATCGGCGTGCACGACCTGTCCGCCGACAGTGCGGCAGGCTTCCGCTGTTACCTGGAACAGACGGGCGCCACCGGCCGGATCACCGTGCACGAGAGCGCCCAGCAGCTGATCCGACACAGCGACCTTGTCGTCTTCGCAACCGTCGCCGGCCAGCCGCATGTCAGCGACGTGTCATGGTTCGCCCACAATCCACTGGTGCTGCACGTGTCGCTGCGCGACCTCGCACCGGAGATCCTGCTCGCCTCGACCAACATCGTCGATGACGTCGAGCACTGTCTGAAGGCCGACACCTCGCCGCACCTGGCCGAGCAGCTCACGGGCAACCGGGACTTCCTGCACGGCACGTTGGACGACGTGATGGCCGCACGCGTGACGGTGCCGACGGACCGACCGGTGGTGTTCTCGCCCTTCGGCCTCGGGGTGCTCGACCTCGCGGTGGGCAAGGACGTCTACGACGAAGTGGTCCGCAGCGGAGAGTTGCACGTCGTCGACGACTTCTTCCACGAACTGAGCCGGTACGGATGA
- a CDS encoding TauD/TfdA family dioxygenase yields the protein MSSLSTASLVDVEREPGKPPLLRAEATGDALSWAADHRDALRAVVAEHGSVLVRGLGLSDAAGTGAVFSSLAAGLMTEKEVFAPRRTYSDGVYSSSKWPPNQPMCMHHELSYTLEFPGMMMFACLSAPTDGGATALADSPTVLDALPAELTERFEREGWLLTRSYNDEIGATVAEAFGTDDRGAVESYCRANAITFEWQPDGGLRTGQRRSAVVRHPVSGRRCWFNQIAFLNEWTMAPEVREYLVDLYGADGLPFNTRFGNGDPIGEDVVQLLNSVYEANTAREPWQAGDLMLVDNIRTAHSREPFEGPREVLVAMADPVHLADCSPTVEVTTG from the coding sequence ATGTCGTCACTATCCACGGCGTCGCTGGTCGACGTGGAACGTGAACCCGGCAAGCCCCCGCTGCTGCGGGCCGAGGCCACCGGCGACGCGCTGAGCTGGGCTGCCGATCACCGGGACGCGCTGCGCGCGGTCGTCGCCGAGCACGGTTCGGTCCTGGTCCGCGGCCTCGGGCTGAGCGACGCAGCCGGAACGGGCGCCGTCTTCTCGAGCCTGGCCGCGGGTCTGATGACCGAGAAGGAGGTCTTCGCGCCCCGCAGGACCTACTCCGACGGCGTGTACTCCTCATCGAAGTGGCCGCCGAACCAGCCGATGTGCATGCACCACGAACTGAGCTACACGCTTGAGTTCCCCGGCATGATGATGTTCGCCTGTCTCAGCGCGCCCACTGACGGCGGGGCGACCGCGCTGGCCGACTCACCGACCGTGCTCGACGCGCTGCCCGCCGAGTTGACCGAGCGGTTCGAGCGGGAGGGCTGGCTGCTCACCCGCAGCTACAACGACGAGATCGGGGCGACCGTCGCCGAGGCGTTCGGCACCGATGACCGTGGCGCCGTCGAGAGCTACTGCCGCGCCAACGCGATCACCTTCGAGTGGCAGCCCGACGGTGGACTGCGCACCGGACAGCGCCGCAGCGCCGTGGTGCGTCACCCGGTCAGCGGCCGGCGCTGCTGGTTCAACCAGATCGCGTTCCTCAACGAGTGGACGATGGCCCCCGAGGTGCGCGAGTACCTGGTGGACCTCTACGGCGCCGACGGACTGCCGTTCAATACCCGCTTCGGCAACGGGGACCCGATCGGGGAGGACGTCGTGCAGCTGCTCAACAGCGTCTACGAGGCCAATACCGCACGCGAGCCCTGGCAGGCCGGCGACCTGATGCTCGTCGACAACATCCGCACCGCGCACAGCAGGGAGCCCTTCGAGGGACCGCGTGAAGTGCTCGTCGCCATGGCCGACCCGGTGCATCTGGCCGACTGCTCGCCGACCGTCGAGGTGACCACAGGATGA